A part of Chiloscyllium punctatum isolate Juve2018m chromosome 27, sChiPun1.3, whole genome shotgun sequence genomic DNA contains:
- the snrpc gene encoding U1 small nuclear ribonucleoprotein C — MPKYYCDYCDTYLTHDSPSVRKTHCEGRKHKENVKDYYQKWMEEQAQSLIDKTTAAFRQGKIPPTAPFPAPAGPPPGGAAIPPPPGNVGVPPPRPAILPGPPMGGPPMMPMMGPAPPGMMLVGPGMRPPIGGPMPMMPGPMMGPHRPMMVPSRPGVVRSGR; from the coding sequence ATGCCGAAGTATTATTGCGATTACTGCGATACTTACTTAACACACGACTCGCCGTCTGTCCGCAAAACCCACTGCGAGGGCCGCAAGCACAAGGAGAACGTCAAGGACTATTACCAGAAATGGATGGAAGAACAGGCCCAGAGTCTCATCGATAAGACCACCGCCGCTTTCCGCCAAGGGAAGATCCCGCCCACCGCACCGTTTCCGGCGCCGGCCGGTCCTCCTCCCGGCGGGGCCGCTATCCCGCCGCCTCCCGGCAATGTCGGTGTCCCACCGCCGCGGCCTGCCATCCTACCGGGCCCCCCGATGGGAGGGCCGCCCATGATGCCGATGATGGGCCCCGCGCCTCCCGGTATGATGCTCGTCGGTCCCGGGATGAGGCCGCCTATCGGGGGCCCGATGCCCATGATGCCGGGGCCTATGATGGGGCCTCACCGGCCGATGATGGTGCCTTCCAGACCTGGGGTAGTCCGCTCGGGAAGATAA
- the mgst3b gene encoding microsomal glutathione S-transferase 3b codes for MQYVPTQNIQAQSNQLIHPHFGYVILVFIYSWVMLAYLGLKVGLARKKYNVKYPNMYSDKDPLFNCIQRAHQSTVEIYPQWLIFQLIAGVVYPITASLLGIIWVTSRFTYAWGYYSGVPEKRMNGSYGYIGLLGVIFLSIVVAVKTLISSG; via the exons ATGCAATACGTTCCCACGCAGAACATTCAGGCCCAGTCGAACCAACTCATACACCCGCACTTCGGCTATGTGATCCTGGTGTTTATCTACAGCTGGGTCATGTTGGCCTACCTGGGATTGAAAGTGGGCCTTGCCAGGAAGAAATACAATGTCAAG TATCCAAACATGTACAGTGATAAGGATCCACTATTCAACTGCATCCAACGAGCACATCAAAGTACGGTGGAGATATATCCTCAGTGGCTGATCTTCCAACTGATAGCTGGAGTTGTCTATCCG ATCACTGCTTCTTTGCTTGGCATTATCTGGGTAACCAGTCGATTCACATATGCATGGGGATATTACTCAGGAG TGCCAGAAAAAAGAATGAATGGTTCCTATGGATACATTGGTCTACTGGGAGTTATTTTTCTGTCTATAGTTGTCGCAGTTAAAACCCTTATTTCGTCAGGATGA